A window of Natrinema versiforme contains these coding sequences:
- a CDS encoding plastocyanin/azurin family copper-binding protein: MDTSNPTRRRLLASGGSGLAVGLAGCLGGSDDTAEENEDDPGDETPDVGNESDDGDDTHEHDHDTDHEIGQPVSEITVEMTTNDAGKHFVPHVVHVEPGGTVEWVLKRGSHDTTAYHPDVYNGQQRIPDEAEPWASDHLSDDGDTFTRTFDIEGVYDYVCAPHERDGMVGTVVVGWPDPEGQPGLEPPADDRPDAAVEGLERYNEQVREVLEAGPDGQSGDGHGDGGGHDHDHSGGSDHGH, encoded by the coding sequence ATGGACACCTCGAATCCGACGCGGCGGCGACTACTGGCGTCCGGCGGTAGCGGTCTCGCAGTCGGCCTCGCGGGCTGTCTCGGCGGGAGCGACGATACCGCCGAGGAGAACGAGGACGACCCCGGAGACGAGACTCCCGACGTGGGCAACGAGAGCGACGACGGAGACGACACTCACGAGCACGACCACGACACCGATCACGAAATCGGGCAGCCAGTGTCCGAAATCACGGTCGAGATGACCACGAACGACGCGGGCAAGCACTTCGTCCCGCACGTCGTTCACGTCGAACCGGGTGGCACCGTCGAGTGGGTGTTGAAACGCGGATCCCACGACACCACCGCGTACCATCCGGACGTGTACAACGGCCAGCAGCGCATCCCCGACGAGGCCGAGCCGTGGGCGAGCGATCACCTGAGCGATGACGGCGATACGTTCACGCGGACGTTCGATATCGAGGGCGTCTACGACTACGTCTGTGCGCCCCACGAACGGGACGGCATGGTCGGCACCGTCGTCGTCGGCTGGCCGGACCCCGAGGGCCAACCCGGGCTGGAACCGCCGGCCGACGACCGCCCCGACGCCGCCGTCGAGGGACTCGAGCGGTACAACGAACAGGTACGCGAGGTGCTCGAGGCGGGGCCGGACGGGCAGAGTGGCGACGGCCACGGCGACGGGGGCGGTCACGATCACGACCACAGCGGCGGCAGCGATCACGGTCACTGA
- a CDS encoding prephenate dehydrogenase/arogenate dehydrogenase family protein produces the protein MDVLIVGAGSMGTWFGDAIDARVAFADVDRDAAIAAAERAEGDVADLEGETTYDVVCLAVPMTHVRDAIAAQADRAERAIVDVSGVMEPAIAAMEQAAPDRERVSLHPLFAPERAPGSIAVVRDRAGPVTDDLLAALAERGNELLETTVTEHDEAMETVQAATHAAVLSFALAAESVPDGFETPIYEGLERLAEQVTAGTPRVYADIQATFDGADAVADAASEIAAADADDLEALYREAAANWHGDGAGSDERRDTGGEPT, from the coding sequence ATGGACGTACTGATCGTCGGCGCGGGGTCGATGGGGACGTGGTTCGGGGACGCGATCGATGCCCGGGTCGCGTTCGCCGATGTCGACCGGGACGCGGCGATAGCCGCGGCCGAGCGGGCCGAGGGCGACGTCGCCGACCTCGAGGGCGAGACGACGTACGACGTCGTCTGTCTCGCCGTGCCGATGACACACGTACGCGATGCGATCGCCGCGCAGGCCGACCGAGCCGAGCGGGCGATCGTCGATGTCTCGGGCGTGATGGAGCCCGCGATCGCGGCCATGGAGCAGGCCGCACCGGACCGCGAGCGAGTGAGCCTCCACCCGCTTTTCGCGCCCGAGCGGGCACCCGGCTCGATCGCCGTCGTCCGGGACCGGGCGGGGCCGGTGACCGACGACCTGCTCGCCGCGCTCGCTGAGCGGGGCAACGAGTTGCTCGAGACGACGGTGACGGAACACGACGAGGCGATGGAGACGGTCCAAGCGGCGACCCACGCCGCGGTTCTGTCCTTCGCGCTGGCGGCGGAGTCGGTCCCGGACGGGTTCGAGACCCCGATCTACGAAGGGTTGGAACGGCTCGCTGAACAGGTGACCGCGGGCACGCCGCGAGTTTACGCCGACATTCAGGCGACCTTCGACGGCGCGGACGCGGTCGCCGACGCCGCGAGCGAGATCGCGGCCGCCGACGCCGACGACCTCGAGGCGCTGTACCGGGAGGCGGCAGCGAACTGGCACGGCGACGGAGCGGGGAGCGACGAGCGGCGCGATACCGGGGGTGAACCAACGTGA